In Populus alba chromosome 9, ASM523922v2, whole genome shotgun sequence, a genomic segment contains:
- the LOC118058656 gene encoding uncharacterized protein isoform X1, producing the protein MFGGGSVYWGRKESESKGIVVIFAWISIHEKHLNSHLDLYSSLGWNSLVSHADFLSAQLLQTQMQIEFYPERALSLAYILLNELVEDLRVRPCPVIFVAFSGGSKACMYKVLQIIQGTCEGHLNMDECRLVKNCISGHIYDSSPIDFTSDLAAQFSLHPAIQRMSGPSKFMSWVAKGLASGLDGLYLTRFELQRAEYWQTLYSSIDMGAPYLILCSENDDLAPYVVISKFVHRLKDLGGDVKLVKLNHSPHIAKMIPSSDVSGHYQHNPIQYRAAVTNLLDKAPSVYYRRIQQLREGIGLDSMHDEMSELICDLQKAAVNSNQSFRRVAVGPGDHFFVPSSAEYCNSRKPESLQDERKERSIYPSSPPSISAHSVLGQVLFDACVPKNIEGWDVRFSGSLNGQPIASAQRRRSPFHGIKFTRRSRL; encoded by the exons ATGTTTGGTGGTGGTAGTGTTTATTGGGGAAGGAAAGAAAGTGAATCGAAAGGAATTGTGGTTATATTCGCATGGATTTCGATTCATGAGAAACATTTGAACAGTCACTTGGATTTGTATTCCTCTCTTGGTTGGAATTCCCTTGTTTCTCATGCCGATTTCCTCTCCGc tcaGTTGCTCCAAACCCAGATGCAAATAGA ATTTTATCCTGAAAGGGCTTTGTCACTGGCATATATTCTCCTCAATGAGCTTGTTGAG GATCTAAGGGTTAGGCCATGTCCAGTTATATTTGTTGCTTTCTCTGGTGGTTCGAAAGCTTGCATGTACAAGGTTCTTCAG ATTATTCAAGGAACATGTGAAGGTCATCTTAATATG GATGAATGTAGATTGGTTAAGAACTGCATTTCTGGGCATATCTATGACTCTAGCCCGATAGattttacaagtgatctggctGCCCAATTTTCTCTACACCCTGcaattcaaagaatgtctggtCCATCAAAATTCATGTCTTGGGTTGCAAAAGGCCTTGCTTCTGGACTAGATGGTTTATACCTCACAAGGTTTGAACTCCAACGTGCTGAGTATTGGCAGACTCTGTACTCTTCAATT GACATGGGTGCTCCATATCTAATTTTATGCTCAGAGAATGATGACCTTGCACCTTATGTTGTTATCTCCAAATTTGTTCATCGTCTAAAAGATCTTGGTGGAGATGTTAAGCTTGTAAAGTTGAATCATTCACCTCACATAG CCAAAATGATTCCATCCAGTGACGTTTCAGGTCATTACCAGCACAATCCAATCCAGTACAGGGCTGCAGTGACCAATTTGCTTGACAAGGCTCCTTCTGTTTATTATCGTAGGATCCAACAACTCAGAGAGGGAATAGGCTTGGACAGTATGCACGATGAGATGTCTGAATTAATATGTGACCTACAGAAAGCTGCTGTTAACTCAAACCAAAGCTTCAGAAGAGTTGCTGTTGGGCCAGGTGACCACTTTTTTGTGCCCAGTTCAGCAGAATATTGCAACAGCAGAAAGCCAGAATCCCTCCAAgatgaaaggaaagaaagatcaATTTATCCGTCCAGCCCTCCAAGTATTAGTGCTCACAGTGTACTTGGCCAAGTCCTCTTTGATGCATGTGTCCCGAAGAACATTGAAGGTTGGGATGTTAGATTTTCTGGTTCTCTGAATGGGCAGCCAATTGCTTCTGCCCAGAGGAGACGCTCACCTTTTCATGGTATCAAATTCACTCGTCGCTCAAGATTATAA
- the LOC118058656 gene encoding uncharacterized protein isoform X2, producing the protein MFGGGSVYWGRKESESKGIVVIFAWISIHEKHLNSHLDLYSSLGWNSLVSHADFLSAQLLQTQMQIEFYPERALSLAYILLNELVEDLRVRPCPVIFVAFSGGSKACMYKVLQIIQGTCEGHLNMDECRLVKNCISGHIYDSSPIDFTSDLAAQFSLHPAIQRMSGPSKFMSWVAKGLASGLDGLYLTRFELQRAEYWQTLYSSIDMGAPYLILCSENDDLAPYVVISKFVHRLKDLGGDVKLVKLNHSPHIGHYQHNPIQYRAAVTNLLDKAPSVYYRRIQQLREGIGLDSMHDEMSELICDLQKAAVNSNQSFRRVAVGPGDHFFVPSSAEYCNSRKPESLQDERKERSIYPSSPPSISAHSVLGQVLFDACVPKNIEGWDVRFSGSLNGQPIASAQRRRSPFHGIKFTRRSRL; encoded by the exons ATGTTTGGTGGTGGTAGTGTTTATTGGGGAAGGAAAGAAAGTGAATCGAAAGGAATTGTGGTTATATTCGCATGGATTTCGATTCATGAGAAACATTTGAACAGTCACTTGGATTTGTATTCCTCTCTTGGTTGGAATTCCCTTGTTTCTCATGCCGATTTCCTCTCCGc tcaGTTGCTCCAAACCCAGATGCAAATAGA ATTTTATCCTGAAAGGGCTTTGTCACTGGCATATATTCTCCTCAATGAGCTTGTTGAG GATCTAAGGGTTAGGCCATGTCCAGTTATATTTGTTGCTTTCTCTGGTGGTTCGAAAGCTTGCATGTACAAGGTTCTTCAG ATTATTCAAGGAACATGTGAAGGTCATCTTAATATG GATGAATGTAGATTGGTTAAGAACTGCATTTCTGGGCATATCTATGACTCTAGCCCGATAGattttacaagtgatctggctGCCCAATTTTCTCTACACCCTGcaattcaaagaatgtctggtCCATCAAAATTCATGTCTTGGGTTGCAAAAGGCCTTGCTTCTGGACTAGATGGTTTATACCTCACAAGGTTTGAACTCCAACGTGCTGAGTATTGGCAGACTCTGTACTCTTCAATT GACATGGGTGCTCCATATCTAATTTTATGCTCAGAGAATGATGACCTTGCACCTTATGTTGTTATCTCCAAATTTGTTCATCGTCTAAAAGATCTTGGTGGAGATGTTAAGCTTGTAAAGTTGAATCATTCACCTCACATAG GTCATTACCAGCACAATCCAATCCAGTACAGGGCTGCAGTGACCAATTTGCTTGACAAGGCTCCTTCTGTTTATTATCGTAGGATCCAACAACTCAGAGAGGGAATAGGCTTGGACAGTATGCACGATGAGATGTCTGAATTAATATGTGACCTACAGAAAGCTGCTGTTAACTCAAACCAAAGCTTCAGAAGAGTTGCTGTTGGGCCAGGTGACCACTTTTTTGTGCCCAGTTCAGCAGAATATTGCAACAGCAGAAAGCCAGAATCCCTCCAAgatgaaaggaaagaaagatcaATTTATCCGTCCAGCCCTCCAAGTATTAGTGCTCACAGTGTACTTGGCCAAGTCCTCTTTGATGCATGTGTCCCGAAGAACATTGAAGGTTGGGATGTTAGATTTTCTGGTTCTCTGAATGGGCAGCCAATTGCTTCTGCCCAGAGGAGACGCTCACCTTTTCATGGTATCAAATTCACTCGTCGCTCAAGATTATAA
- the LOC118058656 gene encoding uncharacterized protein isoform X3 translates to MFGGGSVYWGRKESESKGIVVIFAWISIHEKHLNSHLDLYSSLGWNSLVSHADFLSAFYPERALSLAYILLNELVEDLRVRPCPVIFVAFSGGSKACMYKVLQIIQGTCEGHLNMDECRLVKNCISGHIYDSSPIDFTSDLAAQFSLHPAIQRMSGPSKFMSWVAKGLASGLDGLYLTRFELQRAEYWQTLYSSIDMGAPYLILCSENDDLAPYVVISKFVHRLKDLGGDVKLVKLNHSPHIAKMIPSSDVSGHYQHNPIQYRAAVTNLLDKAPSVYYRRIQQLREGIGLDSMHDEMSELICDLQKAAVNSNQSFRRVAVGPGDHFFVPSSAEYCNSRKPESLQDERKERSIYPSSPPSISAHSVLGQVLFDACVPKNIEGWDVRFSGSLNGQPIASAQRRRSPFHGIKFTRRSRL, encoded by the exons ATGTTTGGTGGTGGTAGTGTTTATTGGGGAAGGAAAGAAAGTGAATCGAAAGGAATTGTGGTTATATTCGCATGGATTTCGATTCATGAGAAACATTTGAACAGTCACTTGGATTTGTATTCCTCTCTTGGTTGGAATTCCCTTGTTTCTCATGCCGATTTCCTCTCCGc ATTTTATCCTGAAAGGGCTTTGTCACTGGCATATATTCTCCTCAATGAGCTTGTTGAG GATCTAAGGGTTAGGCCATGTCCAGTTATATTTGTTGCTTTCTCTGGTGGTTCGAAAGCTTGCATGTACAAGGTTCTTCAG ATTATTCAAGGAACATGTGAAGGTCATCTTAATATG GATGAATGTAGATTGGTTAAGAACTGCATTTCTGGGCATATCTATGACTCTAGCCCGATAGattttacaagtgatctggctGCCCAATTTTCTCTACACCCTGcaattcaaagaatgtctggtCCATCAAAATTCATGTCTTGGGTTGCAAAAGGCCTTGCTTCTGGACTAGATGGTTTATACCTCACAAGGTTTGAACTCCAACGTGCTGAGTATTGGCAGACTCTGTACTCTTCAATT GACATGGGTGCTCCATATCTAATTTTATGCTCAGAGAATGATGACCTTGCACCTTATGTTGTTATCTCCAAATTTGTTCATCGTCTAAAAGATCTTGGTGGAGATGTTAAGCTTGTAAAGTTGAATCATTCACCTCACATAG CCAAAATGATTCCATCCAGTGACGTTTCAGGTCATTACCAGCACAATCCAATCCAGTACAGGGCTGCAGTGACCAATTTGCTTGACAAGGCTCCTTCTGTTTATTATCGTAGGATCCAACAACTCAGAGAGGGAATAGGCTTGGACAGTATGCACGATGAGATGTCTGAATTAATATGTGACCTACAGAAAGCTGCTGTTAACTCAAACCAAAGCTTCAGAAGAGTTGCTGTTGGGCCAGGTGACCACTTTTTTGTGCCCAGTTCAGCAGAATATTGCAACAGCAGAAAGCCAGAATCCCTCCAAgatgaaaggaaagaaagatcaATTTATCCGTCCAGCCCTCCAAGTATTAGTGCTCACAGTGTACTTGGCCAAGTCCTCTTTGATGCATGTGTCCCGAAGAACATTGAAGGTTGGGATGTTAGATTTTCTGGTTCTCTGAATGGGCAGCCAATTGCTTCTGCCCAGAGGAGACGCTCACCTTTTCATGGTATCAAATTCACTCGTCGCTCAAGATTATAA
- the LOC118058657 gene encoding cyclin-dependent kinase inhibitor 7, whose amino-acid sequence MGESARNSKRIAETGILESSITSFSKKMKFDFDEFSLPSFNFKLQAHLRTTMSPENLISSAASSNSDRFINGKYSSCGDSPVSCCSSNESIKVAKDSLRFIDLEAKSSETESSTCNDRKFSRETTPSSEFHGMFSSAAVEKKENSHRRKSPAVKMPSQAEIDAFFAGAEREEQKRFTEKYNYDIVKDLPVEGRYQWICLKPQRKIEN is encoded by the exons ATGGGAGAGAGCGCGAGAAATAGTAAGCGAATAGCTGAAACTGGAATTCTAGAATCTTCAATCACAAGTTTCtctaagaaaatgaaatttgattttgacGAGTTTAGCTTACCTTCGTTTAATTTCAAGCTCCAAGCTCATCTTCGCACCACCATGTCACCGGAAAATTTGATTTCTTCGGCGGCTTCATCGAATTCTGATCGCTTTATAAACGGCAAATATTCCAGCTGTGGCGACTCTCCGGTTTCCTGCTGCTCCAGCAATGAATCGATCAAGGTTGCGAAGGACAGCTTGAGGTTTATAGATCTGGAG GCGAAGAGTTCCGAAACGGAAAGCTCGACGTGCAATGACAGGAAATTCag TAGAGAAACCACTCCTTCAAGCGAGTTTCACGGAATGTTCTCGTCGGCAGCCGTGGAGAAGAAAGAGAATTCTCACAGGAGAAAGTCACCGGCTGTGAAAATGCCGAGTCAGGCTGAGATCGATGCGTTTTTCGCGGGGGCAGAGAGAGAGGAGCAGAAAAGATTTACAGAGAA GTACAACTACGATATTGTGAAGGATTTGCCAGTGGAGGGTCGCTACCAGTGGATTTGTTTGAAGCCACAGAGGAAAATAGAGAATTGA
- the LOC118058656 gene encoding uncharacterized protein isoform X4, translated as MFGGGSVYWGRKESESKGIVVIFAWISIHEKHLNSHLDLYSSLGWNSLVSHADFLSAFYPERALSLAYILLNELVEDLRVRPCPVIFVAFSGGSKACMYKVLQIIQGTCEGHLNMDECRLVKNCISGHIYDSSPIDFTSDLAAQFSLHPAIQRMSGPSKFMSWVAKGLASGLDGLYLTRFELQRAEYWQTLYSSIDMGAPYLILCSENDDLAPYVVISKFVHRLKDLGGDVKLVKLNHSPHIGHYQHNPIQYRAAVTNLLDKAPSVYYRRIQQLREGIGLDSMHDEMSELICDLQKAAVNSNQSFRRVAVGPGDHFFVPSSAEYCNSRKPESLQDERKERSIYPSSPPSISAHSVLGQVLFDACVPKNIEGWDVRFSGSLNGQPIASAQRRRSPFHGIKFTRRSRL; from the exons ATGTTTGGTGGTGGTAGTGTTTATTGGGGAAGGAAAGAAAGTGAATCGAAAGGAATTGTGGTTATATTCGCATGGATTTCGATTCATGAGAAACATTTGAACAGTCACTTGGATTTGTATTCCTCTCTTGGTTGGAATTCCCTTGTTTCTCATGCCGATTTCCTCTCCGc ATTTTATCCTGAAAGGGCTTTGTCACTGGCATATATTCTCCTCAATGAGCTTGTTGAG GATCTAAGGGTTAGGCCATGTCCAGTTATATTTGTTGCTTTCTCTGGTGGTTCGAAAGCTTGCATGTACAAGGTTCTTCAG ATTATTCAAGGAACATGTGAAGGTCATCTTAATATG GATGAATGTAGATTGGTTAAGAACTGCATTTCTGGGCATATCTATGACTCTAGCCCGATAGattttacaagtgatctggctGCCCAATTTTCTCTACACCCTGcaattcaaagaatgtctggtCCATCAAAATTCATGTCTTGGGTTGCAAAAGGCCTTGCTTCTGGACTAGATGGTTTATACCTCACAAGGTTTGAACTCCAACGTGCTGAGTATTGGCAGACTCTGTACTCTTCAATT GACATGGGTGCTCCATATCTAATTTTATGCTCAGAGAATGATGACCTTGCACCTTATGTTGTTATCTCCAAATTTGTTCATCGTCTAAAAGATCTTGGTGGAGATGTTAAGCTTGTAAAGTTGAATCATTCACCTCACATAG GTCATTACCAGCACAATCCAATCCAGTACAGGGCTGCAGTGACCAATTTGCTTGACAAGGCTCCTTCTGTTTATTATCGTAGGATCCAACAACTCAGAGAGGGAATAGGCTTGGACAGTATGCACGATGAGATGTCTGAATTAATATGTGACCTACAGAAAGCTGCTGTTAACTCAAACCAAAGCTTCAGAAGAGTTGCTGTTGGGCCAGGTGACCACTTTTTTGTGCCCAGTTCAGCAGAATATTGCAACAGCAGAAAGCCAGAATCCCTCCAAgatgaaaggaaagaaagatcaATTTATCCGTCCAGCCCTCCAAGTATTAGTGCTCACAGTGTACTTGGCCAAGTCCTCTTTGATGCATGTGTCCCGAAGAACATTGAAGGTTGGGATGTTAGATTTTCTGGTTCTCTGAATGGGCAGCCAATTGCTTCTGCCCAGAGGAGACGCTCACCTTTTCATGGTATCAAATTCACTCGTCGCTCAAGATTATAA